One Actinomycetospora corticicola genomic window, CCACCAGGCCGATCCGCACGTGCCGTGGGGCGAACTCCTGGCGCAGCGCCTCGGAGAAGGCCCCGACGGCGTGCTTGGTCGCCGCGTAGACGTTCACCGCCGGGCCGGACACCTTGCGCCCGGCCACCGACGAGATGGTGACGACGTCGGCCACGCCACGCCCGCCCGTGGCCGCGTCGGTCAAGGGCCCGAGGGCCGCGTGCGTGGTGGCGAGCACGCCGCCCACGTTGACGTCGACCATCGTGCGCCACTCGGCCAGGTCCGCCTCGGCCGCCGGGGTCATGCTGCCGTAGCCGGCGTTGTTCACGAGCACGTCGAGGCGGCCGTGCCGGGCCACGACGTCCGCGACCGCCGCCGCGACGGCCGCTCCGTCGGTCACGTCCACCTCGTGCACCGTGGTGGCCTCGCCCAGCTCCCGCGCGAGATCCTCGAGGCGGTCCCGACGACGGGCCAGCAGCGCCACGGCCGCGCCCTCGGCCGCGAGGGCCCGCGCGGTCGCCTCGCCGATCCCGCTCGACGCGCCGGTGACCGCCGCGACCACACCGTCCAGTGCTCCACTCATGATCACCGGCTACCCGCGACCGGCCGGACTGCACCACGGGTGGGGCACGGGCTCGCTGGGCACCCCGCCGCGACGCACCCTTCCAGCACCGAGGAGACGCATGACGACCGCGACGGCCGAGATCGAGATCCGCGACCCGGCGACCGACGAGGTGGTGGGCCGTGTGCGCCCGGCCGGGCCGGAGCAGGTCGACGACGCCGTGGGCCGGGCGGTCGCGGCCGGCCGCGACTGGGCGCGGACCGCGCCGGGGGACCGGGCAGGCCTGGTCAAGGCCGCCGCGGTCGCCGTGCGCGCCGTCGCGGAGGAGCTCGCCCGGCTCAACGAGACCGAGACCGGCCGCCCGTTCGACGACGGGCTGGGCGGCGTCCTCGCGGCCGCGGGCACGCTCGAGCAGTACGCCGAGCTGGGCCCGCTGCACCGCGGCCGGTCGCTGCAGGGCAACTGGTCGGCGACCGACCTCATGGTCCCCGGCCCGCGGGGCGTGGTGGCCGTGCTCACGCCGTGGAACGACCCGGTGGCGGTCGCCGCCGGGCTGATCGGCGCCGCGCTGGTCACCGGCAACACCGTCGTGCACAAGCCCTCCGAGCGCTGCCCGCACCTGGGCCGCCGGTTCGCCGACCTCCTCGCCTCGTACCTGCCCGACGGCGTGCTGACCGTGGTCGACGGGGCCGGACCGACCGGGGCGCTGCTCGCCGGGCACGCCGGCGTCGACGTCGTCGCGCACGTCGGGTCGATCGCCGCGGGCCGCGCCATCGCCGAGGCGGCCGCGGGGACCGGGGCGAAGGTGCTGCTCGAGAACGGCGGCAACGACCCGCTCATCGTCGACGACGGCGTCGACCCGGTGTGGGCCGCGGGTCAGGTGGCGCTGGGGTCCTACGCCAACGGGGGGCAGGTGTGCGTCTCGGTGGAACGCGTCTACTGCCACGCCGCGGTCGCCGAGGAGTTCCTCGCCGCGCTGGCCGAGGAGGCGACCCGCTGGGTCTACCGGCCGTCCGGGGAGGGCGAGAAGGCCCTCGGGCCGCTGGTCGACCGCCGGCAGCGTGAGCACGTGCACTCCCACGTCACGGAGGCGCTGCGCGACGGTGCGGTCGCGCACGTCGGCGGTGCGGTGCCCGACGGGGCGGGCGCGTTCTACCCGGCCACCGTGCTGTCGGGGTGCACCCCGCAGATGCGGATCCTGCGTGAGGAGACGTTCGGCCCGGTGGCCGCCGTCCGGGTCGTCGAGTCGTTCGAGCAGGCCCTGACCGAGGCGATCGACGACCCGCACGGCCTCGCCGCGACCGTGCTGACCCCCGACATGGCGCACGCGCAGGAGGCGTGGCGGGCCCTGCCGGTCGGCACCGTGAAGGTCAACGCCGCGTTCGGTGGCGCGCCGGGCGGGGCGGCCCAGCCGCGCGGGCTCTCCGGCGCCGGCTTCGGGTACGGCCCGGAGCTGCTGGACGAGATGACGGCGACGAAGGTGGTCCACGTCGAGCCCTGCCCGACACGCGACGCACGGTGACACCTGATCACTGAAGGTGGTGGCCAACGGCGAGAGCGTCACCCCTGAACGGGTGACGTCGTTACGCCGACGTGATGCCCCAGCCGCCCGCCGGACCTCCGCCGGCGCCCGAGTCGGAGACCGCGCTCATCGAGCCGACCCCGCGTCGGCGTCCCGGTGCGGGCGGCGGGCGCGCGCCGGGGGTCCAGCCGGCCCACTCGCTGCTCGCGTTCGTGGTGTCGGCGGTGGCCGCGCTCGGCGTCGTCGTGGCGACCGGGGTGGCCCCGGTGACGAGTCTCGCGGCGATGGCGGGGGTGGCGACGGTGCCGGTCGGGTCGTCGACGGCCGTGGTGCCGGACGCCCCGGTGCTGCCGGTGCTCGGGCCGGCGCCGGAGACCGACGCGACCACCGCCGACGTGCCCGACCCGTCGCCGGTCGTGCGCACGTCGGTGGTGCCGACGACGGTGCCGCCGGTGCGCCCCGTCGTACCCGCGCCCCGACCCGTCGTCGTACCGCCCGTGGCGCCGCCGGTGGCGCAGCCCCCGCAGGACCCGCCGGCGCAGGACCCGCCGGAGCAGGACCCGCCGACGAAGCCCACGAAGTCGTCGCCCCCGACGGAGCCGGAGCCGACCGACCCGCCCTCGCCGGCGCCGGCGCCGACGAGGACCACGGCACCCGGCGGCCGCTGAGCGGCCGACCGGGCGGGCCGGGGTCTAGCGCATGAGCTCCACGAGGTCGCCGGGGAGCTGCTCGAGGGTGCGGTCGACGTCGGACTCCGGCAGCCACTCGCGCAGCAGCCGCAGCACCTGCTCGACCTGACGCTCGACCTCCTCGGCGTCCACGGAGTGCACGGCGCCGCTGACGGCGTCGACGAACTCGGCGCGCCCGATCGAGCGGGCCTGGTCGTCGGAGGGGCGCTGCGCCCGCAGCTCGGCCGAGAGCTCCGGCGGCAGGCTGACGGTGAGGTCCTGCGCGAGCCCCGCGCTGACGGCCTTGCCGAACTCGTTCAGCGTGGCCCGGGTGAGCACCTCGGCCTCGCTCTCGGTGTCGAGGCCCAGCCGACGCTGCACCTGACCCGCGAAGGCGTGCAGCGTCGCGCTCGAGCGCGCCGGGTTCGGGTCGTTCGGGTTCGGGTCGTCCTGCAGGGGCGGGGTCGTCATGGTGAGACTCCAGGTTCGTGTGGGAGCGGTCAATAGCCCTCGTCGGCGGCCCGGTCGATCCCGGCCGACCAGCGGGCGCGGCGCTCGTCCGCCGACTGCTCCCACCACTCGGGACCACGCTCGCCGAGCGCGGTCTTCGCGGCGTGGACGCGGTCGCGGGCAGCCCGCTCGGCGTCGGGATCGTCGGCCTTCAACGCCGCCCCGACGTCCCGCCGGGCGGCCATCAGCCACCGGCGCAACCGGGCGGCGTCGATTTCGGGGATGTCCGGGTCGGTGGCCCGCCAACGGCGTCCGTCGATCACCACGTGGTGGCCGTCGGCCGTCCGCTCCGGGGGCATGGGGCCGGGTGCCCGCGAGGTGGCTGCGCCATGTGAGCACTTTCGGTCGCTATGACGACAGTTTCTGCTCACGGGGCGCAGCCACCCTCATTACCGCGTCCACCACGCGCTCCGGCGCGATGTCGAGGCACTCCTGGTCGAACGGGCAGACGAGCTGACGGCAGGGCGAGCAGGTCACCGGGCAGGTGAGCACCTCGGCGCGCACGGAGCGCGGGGCGTACTGCCCCACCTCCTCGGTGCCGGCGAACAGCTCCACCACCGGCGTGCCGACCGCGTCGGCGAGGTGTGCGCCCCCGGAGTTGTTGACGACGACGGCGTCCGCGCCGGCCACGAGGGCGGCGAGCCCGCCGAGGTCCAGCTCGCCGATCATCGTCACCGCGTCGGGGACCCCGGCGGCCGCGCGGGTCACGAGGTCGGCCTCCTTCGCGGTGCCGGTGACCACCACGGTCCAGCCGCGGTCGGCGAGGCCGCGACCCGTCGTCGCGAACCGCTCGGGGGACCAGCGCCGGGAGGAGCAGCTCGCGCCGGGCGCGACGACGACGTAGCGCCCGGCCGGGGCCTCGTGGGTGGGCGCGGGGACGGTGACGGCGAGATCGGTGCCGCGGGCCGGGACCCCCACCGCGGCGAGGACGTCGAGCGCCCGGTCGACCTGGTGGCCACCGTCGGGCGGGGCCGGGACCCAGTGGGTGAGCGCGTCCCCGCCGAACTCCTTGCTGGTGCCGACGCGCACGCCGATGCCCGCCCGACGGCAGAGTGCCGCGGCCGGCCAGGGCGACTGCGAGAAGGAGGTGAGGACGACCGCGGCGTCGTAGTCCCGGGCGGCCAGGGTCACGACGAGGTCGGCGTCCGGGTCGGGGTCCTCGGCGGCGCTAGCGGCCGGCAACCGCTGCCAGGACACGGAGGCGACCACGACGTCGTCCAGCTCGGCCACCAGCGGCGCGGCCGCGGCGCCCGCGGGCGAGGCCAGCAGCTCGAGGCGGGCCTGCGGCGCCGCCGCCCGCAGCGCGCGCAGGGCGGGCACGGTCATGATCACGTCGCCCACGTTGTCCGGCCGCACCACGAGGATCCGGTCCATCGCCGTCCAGTCCGGGTCGTCGACCCCGGGACGGTGGCCCGCCGGGTGGGCGGGCAGCGGCAGGGACGACGGAGACGACACGGGGTGCAGGTACCCGCCGGTCCCCGCCTCACGCGAGCGGCCACCGCACGGACGGTCCGCTCGGCGGAATCGCCCGATCGAGCGGCAACGGTTCGGTCACGGCCGTAGCGCACTAGTCCGAAAGGACTACATAGTCCCTCTCGCTACGTCACCGACCGGCTGCGGGGAGTCATCGGGTCGGTGACGTGGGGCGTGTCCACGCGGGGACACGCCGCGGCCCCTGCTGTATCCGGAATCGAGAACCCTGGAGCCCGCCATGTCGTCGTCCGCCCGCCTCTCCGCCCTCGCCGCCCTCGTCGGGGTGGCCCTGTTCCTCCTGCCCGGTAGCGCCCTCGCCGGGACCCCGGCCGGTCCCGTGGCCGACCAGATCCGGCTAGGCCAGACCGTCTCGGTGCGGGGTGACGTCACCGACGGCGCCGCCGGTCGGGCGTCGATCGCCGTCTCCGGCTCGCTGCTCGCCGGCACGGGCACCTGCTCGACCAGCGACGGCTCCGTGACGTTGACCTGCCGTTCCGTCCTCTCGGTGGTGCGCACCGGGGTCGGCACGGCCACCGTCGTCGGGACGGCCGCGGTCACCGGGGTCGCCGGGATCGTGCGCGGCGCCGTCGTGCCGGTCGTCGCCGTCGTGCGCGACGGGGCGGTGAGCGGTGGGGCGACCGTCGACTCGCTGTCGGTGTCGCTGTCCGGACGCCAGGTCTCCGTCGGCCTCGTCGGCGGCGGCAACCTGACTGTGGGCTGACGAGGACGGACCGCGTCGTCGCGGGGCCACCGGGTCCCGCGGCGACGCCCTCCACATCCTGCGACACGTTTCCGGACATCGCCCGAACGAGGCGACGGATCGCGTAGCGCACTGCTCCGTCCGGACGACACACCTGATGCCGCTGCGTGATCGGTCGAGCACAGCACGTACTCGATCCCCACGGGGCGTGTCGCCCGTGCGACAGGCCCGGCCCGCTCGTCCCGAGGTCCGACCGAGAACCCCCTGGAGTCCCGCATGTCGTCGACGACCCGCCTCTCCGCCGTCACGGCCACCGCCGCGATGGCCCTGTTCTTCCTGCCCGGCAGCGCCAGCGCCGCGCCGACGCAGGCCCTCCCGAGCCAGTGCGCCCAGTCCGGCTCCGCGGTCACCTGCACCTACCTCGCCTCCGGCGGCCAGCAGACGCTCGCCATCCCTGCGAACGCGACGAACGTGCGGGTCACCGTGCGCGGCGCCGTCGGCGGTGCGGGCGGCGACGGCGGGGGTGGCGCCGCCGGACGGGCGGGCGGCAACGGCGCGGTCGTGACCGGTGCGCTCCCGAGCGCGGCCGGGACCACCCTGACCGTCCGGCCCGGCGTCCGCGGTGCCGACGGCACCGACGGGACGGCCGTGGCCGGGACCGGGGGCGCGGGCGCGGGTACCGGAGGTGGCGGCGGGGCCGGCGGCACCGGCGGCGGTGCCGTCGGCGGCGGCGGTGGGGGTGGCGCCGGTGGTGCGGCCTCCGTCGTCCAGCAGGACGGCTCGGCCGTCGCGATCGCGGCCGGCGGCGGTGGCGGTGGTGGCGGCGCGGGCGGCAACAACACCACCCGGACCGGTGGCCTCGGCGGTGCCGCCGCCGCGGCCGGCGGTGCCGGCGCGGGCCAGAACACCGCGCCCGGCGGGGCCGCCGGGGCGAGCGCCACGACCACCGGGGCCACGGCGGCCGCGGCCGCCGGCGAGCGCGCCGGCGGCGCGGGCGGTGGCGGCGGCGGGCTGCGGGGCGGTGACGCCGGCGCGACGGCCGCGAACACCGGCGGCGGCGGTGGCGGTGGCGGGACGAACCGCGTGCCCACCGGTGGCAGCGCCACGGCGTCCAACGCCGCGGCCGGCTCGGTCGTCGTCACCTACCAGGGCCCGGTCGTCCGCCCGGCCTCCGTGCGCGGCGACGTCCGTTACGGCGAGGACGGCCGCGCGTCGATCGCGGTGTCCGGCTCCGCGGCCTCCGGATCCGGCACCTGCTCCTTCCGCGACGGCGACGTGCGGATCGTGTGCCGCACGATCACCTCGGTGACCAGTGACGGCACCGGCACCGCGACGATCACCGGCACGGCCCTCACCCAGACCGGGGCGGTCGTCGGGTTCACGGCGGTGGTGAAGGACGGGGCGAGCACCGGTGCGCTCGACTCCCTGTCGCTGACCCTCGGGACCTCGCCCGCCCCGGTCACCAGCGGCGTCGTCACCCGCGGGGACCTCGCCGTCAGCTGACGCCGACCCGCTCGACCCCACGAACGGGCCGTTCATCCCCTTCCGAGGTGACGGACGGCCCGTTCGTGCTGTCCGCGACCCTGGTTCCGGGTACCGGACCCCGTGCCCCAGCCCACGGTCGCGATGCTCCACGGCCGCGCCGATCCCGCCCACGACGGCGTCGCCGACTACACCGACCGCCTCGTCGCGGCCCTGCGCGCCGACGGCACGCCGGTGCGCGACGTCCCCGTCGACCCCGGTCCCCGCGGTCTGCTCGCGGCGGCGCGGGCCGCCCGCGGCGCCGACGTCGTCCACCTGCAGTTCGCCCCGTCGGCCTACCGCTTCTCCAGCTGGCCCGGCCTGCTCGGCGACCTCGTCTCCGCCCCGCTGGTCACCACCGTCCACGAGTACGGCTGGTGGTCGCCCCGCCCCTGGCGCCTCCCGGCCCGCCTCGGCCTCGCCGACCCGGAGAGCGGCCGGCTCGTCCCGCGCAGCGCGCGCGTCGTCACCACGAACGGCGCC contains:
- a CDS encoding SDR family oxidoreductase, with amino-acid sequence MSGALDGVVAAVTGASSGIGEATARALAAEGAAVALLARRRDRLEDLARELGEATTVHEVDVTDGAAVAAAVADVVARHGRLDVLVNNAGYGSMTPAAEADLAEWRTMVDVNVGGVLATTHAALGPLTDAATGGRGVADVVTISSVAGRKVSGPAVNVYAATKHAVGAFSEALRQEFAPRHVRIGLVEPGLVRSELTEGNGALGEVGELGVMEAADIADAVVYMVTRPRRVAVNEILIRPIEQTR
- a CDS encoding aldehyde dehydrogenase family protein codes for the protein MTTATAEIEIRDPATDEVVGRVRPAGPEQVDDAVGRAVAAGRDWARTAPGDRAGLVKAAAVAVRAVAEELARLNETETGRPFDDGLGGVLAAAGTLEQYAELGPLHRGRSLQGNWSATDLMVPGPRGVVAVLTPWNDPVAVAAGLIGAALVTGNTVVHKPSERCPHLGRRFADLLASYLPDGVLTVVDGAGPTGALLAGHAGVDVVAHVGSIAAGRAIAEAAAGTGAKVLLENGGNDPLIVDDGVDPVWAAGQVALGSYANGGQVCVSVERVYCHAAVAEEFLAALAEEATRWVYRPSGEGEKALGPLVDRRQREHVHSHVTEALRDGAVAHVGGAVPDGAGAFYPATVLSGCTPQMRILREETFGPVAAVRVVESFEQALTEAIDDPHGLAATVLTPDMAHAQEAWRALPVGTVKVNAAFGGAPGGAAQPRGLSGAGFGYGPELLDEMTATKVVHVEPCPTRDAR
- a CDS encoding DUF2267 domain-containing protein, with product MTTPPLQDDPNPNDPNPARSSATLHAFAGQVQRRLGLDTESEAEVLTRATLNEFGKAVSAGLAQDLTVSLPPELSAELRAQRPSDDQARSIGRAEFVDAVSGAVHSVDAEEVERQVEQVLRLLREWLPESDVDRTLEQLPGDLVELMR
- a CDS encoding glycosyltransferase family 9 protein, translating into MSSPSSLPLPAHPAGHRPGVDDPDWTAMDRILVVRPDNVGDVIMTVPALRALRAAAPQARLELLASPAGAAAAPLVAELDDVVVASVSWQRLPAASAAEDPDPDADLVVTLAARDYDAAVVLTSFSQSPWPAAALCRRAGIGVRVGTSKEFGGDALTHWVPAPPDGGHQVDRALDVLAAVGVPARGTDLAVTVPAPTHEAPAGRYVVVAPGASCSSRRWSPERFATTGRGLADRGWTVVVTGTAKEADLVTRAAAGVPDAVTMIGELDLGGLAALVAGADAVVVNNSGGAHLADAVGTPVVELFAGTEEVGQYAPRSVRAEVLTCPVTCSPCRQLVCPFDQECLDIAPERVVDAVMRVAAPREQKLSS